The following coding sequences are from one Triticum aestivum cultivar Chinese Spring chromosome 5A, IWGSC CS RefSeq v2.1, whole genome shotgun sequence window:
- the LOC123104295 gene encoding oleoyl-acyl carrier protein thioesterase 1, chloroplastic: MLRCHIPPQCGPAPLGRRGLPRAVRCAARAPSRGAVAAAAAAAAQVAAAAVATAEGREGAERPGLAERLRMGSLLEDGLSYKESFIVRCYEVGINKTATVETIANLLQEVGCNHAQSVGFSTDGFATTTTMRELGLIWVTNRMHIEIYKYPAWGDVVEIETWCQADGKIGTRRDWILKDLANGEVIGRATSKWVMMNQNTRRLQRVSDEVRDEVFIHCPKSPRLAFPEENNGSLKKIPVLTDPAQHSRLGLVPRRADLDMNQHVNNVTYIGWVLESIPQDIIDTHELQTITLDYRRECQHDDIVDSLTYIEEEEINSNGSLFSAPHPEEQRQFLHCLRFAGAGDEINRGRTVWRKLAR, from the exons ATGCTGCGCTGCCACATCCCGCCGCAATGCGGCCCAGCCCCGCTCGGCCGCCGCGGCCTGCCCCGGGCGGTGCGCTGCGCCGCGCGGGCCCCGTCGCGgggggccgtggcggcggcggcggcggcggcggcgcaggtcgccgcggcggcggtggCCACGGCCGAGGGGCGCGAGGGGGCGGAGCGGCCCGGCCTGGCGGAGCGGCTGCGGATGGGGAGCCTCCTCGAGGACGGCCTCTCCTACAAGGAGAGCTTCATCGTCCGCTGCTACGAGGTCGGCATCAACAAGACCGCCACCGTCGAGACCATCGCCAACCTCCTCCAG GAGGTAGGGTGTAATCATGCACAAAGCGTTGGGTTCTCCACCGACGGTTTTGCCACGACTACAACAATGAGAGAACTTGGACTCATTTGGGTGACAAATAGGATGCACATTGAGATCTACAAATACCCTGCTTG GGGTGATGTTGTTGAGATCGAAACATGGTGCCAAGCTGATGGAAAGATCGGTACTCGGCGTGATTGGATCCTTAAGGATTTAGCTAATGGTGAAGTTATTGGTAGAGCTACCAG caagtgggtcatgatgaaCCAAAATACACGCAGACTTCAAAGAGTCAGTGACGAAGTCAGGGATGAGGTGTTTATCCACTGTCCAAAGAGTCCAAG ATTAGCATTCCCTGAGGAAAATAATGGTAGTCTGAAGAAGATTCCTGTTCTAACAGATCCTGCACAGCACTCGAGGCTCGGTCTAGTG CCTAGAAGAGCTGATCTGGACATGAACCAACATGTCAATAATGTCACTTACATTGGTTGGGTCCTCGAA AGCATACCTCAAGATATTATTGATACCCACGAGTTGCAAACAATCACTCTTGACTACAGAAGAGAATGCCAGCATGATGACATAGTCGATTCTCTCACCTATATAGAGGAGGAGGAGATAAATTCTAATGGATCTCTGTTTTCAGCGCCGCACCCAGAAGAGCAGCGTCAGTTCTTGCACTGCTTGAGATTTGCTGGGGCTGGGGACGAGATCAACCGTGGTCGCACCGTGTGGAGGAAACTGGCTAGATAG
- the LOC123107331 gene encoding probable auxin efflux carrier component 5b — MIGWGDVYKVVAAMAPLYFALGLGYGSVRWWKLFTPDQCDAVNRLVAYFAVPFFAFDFAARMDPYALNYRVLAADALSKLAVALALAAWAAASTRCCRAGAKRGGELASSWCITGFSLATLNNTLVVGVPLLDAMYGGWARDLVVQISVVQIIVYFPLLLLAFEARRACGGGAGKPDAAVAVSASDDDVEDGGAEGRRRREPVWPLVRAVWLKVARNPNVYAGVLGVAWSCVTNRWHIVTPSIIEGSVLIMSRTGVGLAMFSMGLFMALQEKIIVCGAGLTALGMALRFVAGPAATAAGAVALGLRGDVLRLAIIQAALPQSITTFVFAKEYGLHADVLSTAVIFGTLASLPVLIVYYIVLGFVG, encoded by the exons ATGATCGGATGGGGCGACGTGTACAAGGTGGTGGCCGCCATGGCGCCGCTCTACTTCGCCCTGGGCCTCGGCTACGGCTCGGTGCGGTGGTGGAAGCTCTTCACGCCGGACCAGTGCGACGCCGTGAACCGCCTCGTGGCCTACTTCGCGGTGCCCTTCTTCGCCTTCGACTTCGCCGCGCGCATGGACCCCTACGCGCTCAACTACCGCGTCCTCGCCGCCGACGCGCTCTCCAAGCTCGCCGTCGCGCTGGCGCTCGCCGCCTGGGCCGCCGCGTCCACGCGCTGCTGCCGCGCCGGCGCCAAGCGCGGCGGGGAGCTGGCCTCCTCGTGGTGCATCACCGGCTTCTCGCTGGCGACGCTGAACAACACGCTCGTGGTGGGCGTGCCGCTGCTGGACGCCATGTACGGCGGGTGGGCGCGAGACCTCGTCGTGCAGATATCGGTGGTGCAGATCATCGTCTACTTTCCGCTGCTGCTGCTGGCGTTCGAGGCGAGGCGTGCGTGCGGTGGTGGCGCAGGGAAGCCTgacgcggcggtggcggtttcagcGAGCGACGACGAcgtggaggacggcggcgcggaggggaggaggcggcgcgaGCCGGTATGGCCGTTGGTGAGAGCGGTCTGGCTCAAGGTGGCACGGAATCCCAACGtttacgcgggcgtcctcggggtcgCCTGGTCTTGCGTCACAAACAG GTGGCACATCGTGACGCCGAGCATCATCGAAGGCTCGGTGCTGATCATGTCCAGGACCGGCGTCGGGCTCGCCATGTTCAGCATGG GCCTGTTCATGGCGCTGCAGGAGAAGATCATCGTCTGCGGGGCCGGCCTGACCGCGCTGGGCATGGCGCTGCGGTTCGTCGCCGGCCCGgcagccaccgccgccggagccgtcGCCCTGGGGCTCCGCGGTGACGTCCTGCGCCTCGCCATCATACAG GCTGCGCTCCCCCAGTCCATCACCACGTTTGTGTTCGCCAAGGAGTACGGCCTGCACGCCGATGTGCTCAGCACCGC GGTTATATTCGGGACGCTGGCGTCGTTGCCCGTGTTGATCGTGTACTACATCGTTCTAGGCTTCGTTGGATAG